ctgctcaaAAGGATTGTTCTCATGTGCTTCTTCCACCATCTTCTACTTTCTCGCATAGTTGAGCACGAGATGAGCACGGGTGTCAACTGGATGCCTCACGATCACCTCCTCAGAGTACTCTCTGATATAGCCTCTATCAAACTACTCAAGGTGAGGAGGAGTGTCTAGGCAAGCACCAGGAGGAATGGTGCGGCCAGCCCTCAGCAAATCCTCCTCTTCTTGGATCAACTGCTCTCTCCTCCCCTGTCTCTAACATCCCCTCTTGCTGCTACACTACTGCTACCAGCTATTTTCCTGCCATGACCATGATGAGGCATGGGCTTGTCACGAGGCTCGGTCAACTTCCTCTTCCCCCTCTGGTCATCTTCACCTCCAGAGGCCATCTAAGCATAATTATAGAACAAAATAAAAACTGCTTTAATGGGGTGTAGAAGTTAGCCTATAAAACAAGTTAAGTAATCAAGAATAGTCAAGATGCAAGCGAGGGAAGCAACTGATATGGCACTGCCACTAGGcatgtggcactgccgcaccggCAATTTCACCAGGACTGCATCTTGCTTCTTCTTTTTTACCTAACTTATCTCATAATCCAACTACTGTCCAATGTCATAATCATAGCAAGCCTAGTTCTGAATCAGAAGTATGAGAATTGGTGACTAAATTCAATCAATATAGAGAGTCACAAATTGAGTGAAACTATAATCTTGTTAGGAACGGACTATTGCTCATGGCACTGCCGCGTCTCATGAATCCAATATCCAATATTCCACTCCACCCATGAATCTCCATATCGATTCAAGTTAATCATCAATCCAATATCCAATCGATTCACACTACTATCAGAAAGCAACATACATAACCACAAGACCTCCATTGCATAGATCGGGATGGTTCTAGGGTTATACCTTTGGAACTCGTGGATTGAGTAGGAAAGGGAGGAAATGGCTCCACCCAAGAGCCTCAGCAGCTGCTAGCGATGAAGAAGACCAGCACAGAGGCACGGCGATAGCGGGGGACATGGACATgcgatggagagagagagagagagagtggcgcATCGggtgaaagagagagagagggagttacCTAGGGCCAGATGGGATAAGAAGAAAGAATCGTCCCCATGGTAACTGGCCATTGTGGGCCGAATTACAATTggaattcaaagtgcggcaccgCCGTAGCGCGGCACTGCAGCGGGACAGGCGCGGCACAGCCGCACTCTCCAGAACAGCGGAAAATAGCTACTAACAACATAGCTCGATATATAGGATATGGGCACATATCTCATGTATACTATGATCAGCAGCAAATAaacaatacaaacaatgatcataatgtACTAGTAGCttttgataaatcattttgaagcacaatatttaaaccttTGCACTTTATTTGtgctatccatgctagttcatcaatcaaggtgtgctatagttcaaaccatgttatgagaatcaagtatatttagctcactacgcaaaacacaaaaccttgactcgtcgagaggcttagtgaagatatcggctagttgcttttcagtgctcacatgatgaattttgatatctcctttggtttcgtggtctcttaGGAAATGATGTCacatgtctatgtgcttagttcttgagtggcttacaggATTGTTTATGAGCTTtatgacactttcattgtcacacaagagtgggattttggtgaagcgacatctgaaatcttgaagggtttgcctcatccaaataGTTGAGCataacatgcaccggctgcaacatacttaGCCTCGATGgtagaaagggctacacaattttgcttcttagaactccaagacactagggaccatccaaggaattgacatgtccccgaggTGCTTtattgatctactttgcaaccggcataatcagaattcgaatacccaagtatatcgaacttagagcccttaggataccacaagccaaggttaggagtgtgtactaaatactcaagattctcttaacggccactaagtggcactcttttgggttagcttgaaatctagcacacatgcacacactaagcataatatcgggcctagattcGCACatataaagtagagagccgatcatggagcgatatatcTTAGTATCCAtagctttcccttcatcattgagatctagatgtgcattggttggcatgggcgttttaataggcttggcattcaccatgtcaaacttcttgagaatatcatgggtgtacttcgtttggctaataaaagttccatccttcatttgcttgatttgaaatccaaggaagaactttaattcacccatcatgaacatctcaaatctcttggtcatgatcctactaaattcctcaaagaaagaatgattagtactaccaaatattatgtcatcgacatatatttggcatacaaatatatctttgccaactttgcGAGTGAAAAGGGTaagatcggctttgcctatttcaaagccttgtttaagcaagaattccttaaggcattcataccatgctctaggtgcttgcttaagcccatagagcgccttttggagtttgtaaacatggttgggaaacttgtgatcttcaaaactcggtggttgctcaacatagacaagttcttgaatagggccgttgagaaatgcactcttcacatccatttggtatagcttgaagttgtgatgagcggcacatgctagaagcatttggattgcttcaagccttgccaccggtgcatatgtttcttcaaagtccaagccctctacttgagtgaaaccttgagcaaccaatcttgccttgttccttgtcaccactccattctcatcttgtttgttgcggaagacccacttggtgccaatgacattggtattgggtcattccaccaaggtccacacttggtttctttcgaggttgttgagctcttcttgcatggccatcacccaaagaggaaacaaacgagtaatattggcaaaagtttgctaaatgtgaacgagttgttacccctttCAAAGActtccaaggatgttgtcaatgggatgatcctgtTGTATTGCTTGCCTTAGCCTTGTATGCTCAATGgtctcttgttcatcttctggaccttcatcatcttcttgctcaaatatgggttgtaggtcttGTCCACAAGCTGGAGTCGAATCAGCTGTTTGCTGACTGTGTAGGTGCGGCACTACCTCTCTCTAATGTGGCACTGCCATGTGCAGGTGTTGCAGCAGGGGTCTGTTGCTGTTCAGCATCAGGTATGTCAGCAGAAATgggtgcagcagcaacttgaggaacctccagtTTAGTGACTTTATCTTCttatggtctaatatcaccaatagccaatttcttgattgcttcacatggtggatcctcctttcctacaacacttgaatcaacttgctccacttgagagccattagattcatcaaatgtcacgtctaccgcaatctcaactctcccaaaggttttgttgaagacacggtaggcatgctcattttatccataaccaagaagtaaaccttcatcaactttaggtgctaacttagaggttttgggtttcttgttaagtatgaaacatttgcacccaaacactctaaagtaagacaccttaggcttgttactggttagaaactcatatgaagttttctccaacttcttatgtaggtagaggcggttgatggcatggcaagcggtgttgacggcgtcgcaccaaaagaggtccggtgttttgtactcatctagcattgtccttgccatgtcaatgagtgcatgattctttctctctactacaccattttgttgaggggtatatggagttgaaaactcatgcttgatgccctcttcatcaagaaattcctcaactagagtattcttgaatccggtcccattgtcacttctcactttcttgatgggaagaccgaactccttttgagctcttctaacaaatatcttcaccttctcttgaacctggcacttgtcatacaagaaaaatacccaagtgaaacaggaatagtcattaacaataacaagaccatatttgttacccctgagacttggtggtcatgatgctcttcggtgggtgaggtacgccaactttctttccagcttgacaagcgctacaaatcctatctttctcaaagtgaacagttgttagtccaaggatgtgttcatcttttagaagtttggccaagttcctcatcccaacatgggctagtcggcgatgccaaagccaacccatgctagattttaccaCTAAACAAGTcacaagcttagctttacttttgattaaatcaactaagtaaagcttattctttaatacccgtaaagacaatagaggaatcctcccttctaaagactttcacacccttatgtgtaaagagacaattgtagcccatctcacgcaattgagaaacagacaacaaattgtaacttaacgaatcaacatgtaatacaattgtaattgaatgctcaagggttatagcaactttaccgagaccaatcacacccccctttgaattgtctccaaaaacaatattttcatttgagtgcgtcatcggggaatataatgagaacatactcctttctccggtcatatgatttgtacatcagctatcaagcacccaacttgatccaccagaggagtacgcctgcaaaacaagtttagttgctagatttaggtcccaacttgacttggggccttgcatgttagtcacaagaaacatAGGAACCCAAATAtccctatatatgttggtttcctttccaacatatttggcaaccacttttcgACTGCTGTtgttcttcaaaacaaagcatgatgtcatgctttgtcgaggtgcatgtgtctttggttgataggcatacttgttcttggTGCCCCACATTGATTCCTTAGGCTTTTGGAAAACCTGTTTATACTagaacaccttcttcttgggcttagtttgatcaggaacagaattggtagccttcccatttttgcggggtgcggcactgccactaCAAAATGACACCCCCTTTTGCAACGCAAATATGTATTACTAAATGTCTATATGTATGTTGGCAAGGCCTATACCAACACATCTAATATGTGTTGCCTAAAGTGGCGTTGCAAGGATCTGTTGCAACACTTATTTATGCGTTGGTAAATTGTACTAATAACTGTTGCAAAGTTGCAACGCATAATGATGGGTTATGGCAACACTTATATGTGTTTGTAAAAACCATCGGTGAACGGCCTCTATGGTTTGTTGTAACATATAGATTTGGTCTGTTGCAACACTTACATGTGTTGTAAGAAATAAATTATTCAGTCATTAATATCATATAATTATTTAATTTTGGAGACAAAAATAGAGATAATTCATGTACAACTTAATGAAAAATGCAAGACCATCCAACACATAGAAAATAAGAACactcaaccatatatatatatatatatatatatagtataaagAATTAATTGCATTACAATGAGTACCATCCACATAATTCATGACGCAATTTTTGTCCGGAGTACAAGTTCCTATGTGAGCAAAATATAAAACATATAAAGGGATCCGTCTTAGTATGCCAGCAGCCATCCTTTCTCCTTCCTTCACTTTAGTCTAGCGTTCCACTGATGTGATCATATATTTATCTTCTTGATCTACAGATGAAAGTTGGATTAATTGAATATAACACTTATGAGAACTAAAGTTATATTGGGTTATAGAGAAGACCATACAAAAGTTGAAGGCCATGCAACAGTAACTCACCGTTCTACGTCTCCAATAACCTTGTAGCCTTTGTATGGTCGTATCAATGGTTCATCATCTACCATTGCAAAACTAACACGAACCATTCAAAATTCTTTGCCTAGCTGAACACCATCAAGTTTCTGTGTTGGATCACAACTTACTATTGTACCCAATGCAACAGACTTATTTTCATTTTTCCAGCTCTGTAAGTATACTTTGGTGCCAACCTGGTTCACATATATAAGCACGGAAAAAAATAAGTACATAACAGATCAGACTACTTGCAAGAAATCAAATGACTATACCGTCATTGAATTGCCAGTTGACCAATTTGTTGTGCCACGATGATGTTTCTACAAAAGTATATATGAGGATTCTTAGACTCCAACTGTAAGAACAATTAAGAAAGGGATAATATGAAGTTTTAAGAGATGTGTCTTATACACTAGCAGGTACAGTTGCACTAGACCTTGTTGAGATCTTGTTCTGCTAGAAACAAGTGAAAACAGATAACTTATTAGTGAAAAATATGCATGTAACAAAAATATCATTGCTAAAACAATATTTACTTGGTAGTCAGATGCTTCAAAATTTGAGTAGCAGAAGTTTCCTTTGCTTCAACCTGTAATATGTGCTAGTTTAAATACAATAATTTGATCAACAATTTGATAAACTTCATAGGACAGAGAGTTATTTATACAGCACCTTGATTTCATTAGTACACTTGCTTTTATCCACCATAACACCATTGTGGGTATGTTTTTCCTGTAATTAAATAGAAATTACTAGTCAATTTGCGGAAAGGTATGGTCTAGTAGAAATGATCCACTTACTAAAGATATGATAAAATTTAACACAATACTGTCATTTGAGTACTATACCTTGTTTGTTCTAGAAAGAAACACATGTCAGGAAAGTAAAAAAGCAGAGGCACTAACGGTATCCAGTAAAATGAACATAATATATTGCTTTGTATCCATGTATTTAGTTTGGTGTGCAAACCTTATGTTTAGTACAATTATATTTGTAATGTGCCGGCAGATCCTTGTGCTCTACATAATCATCTTGCTCCATCTATAGTGAATAAGAATAAATTAATATTTTCTTTCACGAACAAAATGAATCAGAACAGAGATAGGTTATTAAGGCCATGTGCCATAACATGTAAGTAAATAAATAAGGTATTATCAGTTCAGCCTAACAAAAATTCATAAGTTTTTTTCTAAGTAATCAATCAGGTCAACAAGACAAGCACACCAGATAGGTGTCACGGGTAAAGCATGAAGTAAACACTAATGACTAAAGTTGAAATAAGGATTGCAGAAACTTGTCTAAAAGAAAATCTACAGCTAGTGCTTCATGAATAGTTACCTGTATGTTAATATTTATTGTGGCTGGGGTAGATGAGACCAGATTTGTGGCTTCATATGAGTGCTCAGCCACCTTATTTACAGAGGAACCAAAAGAATCTTTAACTAAAATACCTTACAATCATTAAACACTGAAAAAATAGCTGTTCTTACCTGTTTCTTTGAgctaacaacatctatttttctCTGCTTCATAACATTTTGCCTCTGCAAGCGCAAGGCACAGGTCACAGTTAAATGACAGCATAAAATTctagtgtagcacccggttttaagaacaaaaccagatacacaccatatgtgagcccaggaagtcaaatctcacatatagctacaaataagggtaatatcaatagacaatgcttaaatacataacgtattagtgtaaagaatataacctcagagtatagacagcggaaagacaactccgatcttcaagcgaagactccaaatccatagagACAACTGACTGGCTGATCATAAGCCTAacttcttcaaactctagcaatctggtacccatccgagatttttatccaaataattgaaaaataaagcaagcgtaagtacatgtcgtactcaacaaatttaacatggggttcatgaggctcaaaaggccgacactggtttaactgcgattagcttttaatgagtcatcttttagcaattgggtggcaacaagttcatcacaagcccataaacacatgatcaggtaaacatgaataatgaatagcataaacaattaatcattagtgagcatcttcatcatccatatcattagtattcatcatctattccgtaaatgttccaaggccgctcgtgaccgtgagcacggctgatataccagttttacactctgcagaggttgtacacttttactgtgagtcgtgatttaccctttcgcccgaggcggccaacctcttgacccactaccaaggaaggtcggcagggttcactatgaagcctttcaaaggttcgtctaacaagttagggccattagattcactcggcaaacagatataggaacccccctgtcgaatggcacaattccatcacggctatacacataagagtagaggctgtcctatacctgattcggcaagccattcttatgtcaataaaggtaaccactaacaagctagaaaaggtcctcatactgagctaaagccagagccatatagccctcacagctgtactgtaaatcCCGGATaaatcacttacaaataagtccttagggagaggaatctagagcaccataaaataacccaatgccctagcccccttgttccatgttgctaaaaagcatcttttaatgtttattgcatattccattagtcaagttacaagatcatggttgtagttgagcactagcatcatactacccaatgcaataacccaaaggtaacaAGGtataagtacaaaagactaggatatccttattggtagtcaaggtagacacatgcagcttgaactaaatgattaaaggtgaataggtaacaagaaagatcccatgctatacttgccttaaaataccgatccttcggtacgcttaaatcttcaacgttcttcttcttcttcttgatcaccacgtatatctcaccgactggacttaatcataaagcaccacacaagcatccatacaatcgtatacgaagcaaacaatagaactaaattagaacaatacaccaatcatagaaaaataagtaaaagagtttgaaacacgattctacacattgctacgaacacacagtcgcgaaagagcacactaatcggagctacggttgaaaagatacatctaccgaaagatctactcataaaactattagtttcatgtgttttaattatataaaaacatatataatatattttatagataatataaattaagtcaaatttgagtTTGAAATATAATACTAAGGTaagacaaatcatattttatttataaaacccagttgcataattgttattcaaGATacgatttaaaccatgaaattctagcattagtgacatgataaacactgttactaacgcatagatctcattgctatgaatctaacgcaacttgaatggctcaaaacggagttaagacgtagaagatatgatttaaataagatttcttttgacaaaataatagattaaatctaatcacgaattttaaaagttgaaaacacatctaacagtagtatgaacacgtagattatgaaattacgaacctaacgcaatttgaacggatcaaatcggagttaaaactgaaaagttatggccaaaacaaaatcagtggcaaatctgtaaataagtgaaaacgtattttcaatctaaccgaaacaaagtacgctttccaaagaagaaaacggacTCAAGGAAAACGTTTTGGACTGCAGGTTCAATTATTAAAAAGCACGGGGACTCTTTAGCAGTTGTGCTTGCGAACCGTTACCTTCTAATCTGGGATGTTGATCGCGAATCGGACGGCTGTGATTGGTTGGGGCATATGAGGTCGCCGGCGGCTGCATCCAGACAGCGGCTCCATGGCCAGACCTTGCCGACGACGTCGGCTTCGACGCTTCCGGTCACCACAGGGCACGGGAGGACTATGGGGGCAAGAGTGGCTCGAGGCGAGCTCGGTGGAGGGCTCAAGGAAACCTGCGACAACACGGTGGTGAGCGACGGCGAGTTGGGTTGCTGGGAGCTTGCGGTGAAACTACGATGGAGACACTGCGGTAGATAGGAGCAAGGGAGAAGGAGGGGAAAGCGCCATTAGGTTCGTTACCTCGTCTCGGTGCTCAGTACGGCCCCGAACGGCGGTGAATCGGCGGCGGAGTTAGTGGCGGCGGTGGGTGGCTCGACGAAATCCGACCAAGGTGCACGGCGCGGCTAGGGCTAGGGCGAGGCGTCTAGGCGCTAGGATTAGGGGATAGGGGCAGCGTGCGGCACCGGGGCTTCGTTTTATAGGGCGCTTCGCGTGGGCGCACGGCAAACGGCAAGGCCGGGGCGGACACGGACACTCGGCGCGAGTCCGTCTCGATGACGAGCCGAGGTAGGAGGCAGAACTGACGGGCAGGCCCGGGTAGTCGGCGACAGATGGAGCGGGGCCAGGATGTCGGCCAGAGAGAGGAAGGAGGTAACGGGCGCGAGTGCGGCGTCGACTGGGCTGAGGCCACCGGCTGCTGAGCTGGGCTACGGAACGGCGGGGAAGGGAGTGGGGCGACCTGGGCTTCGGCCCgagcggggaggagaagggcggcCCACGGAAGCTAGGCCGGCGTGGAAGGAATGGAACGCCACTAGGCCGGTGGGAGAAAACGGCcacggaaaaaaaagaaaagaaagaaaaaaaataacggaggaggaggagtagtgggCCTGCGCGCCAACCTCGGCCCACGCGggtgagaggaagagggagacagGGAGAGGGCCGGGGTGCTGGGccaaaagagagggagagggagatttttttttttccaaatctttctcctattttgttttcaaagccaaatttaaatgcaaaccaaatcaaattcaaatatgattTGAAacacactttttaattcaaataaaattgagaaattttggtaagttctccaaaaataaattttacacctttttaaattcttttattttcaaattttcttttgttTCATAGCCATTTTTACTTTCTTTTTAAAAGCatttcaaaccattttgaattttaatctACACCACTCAataaaatacatcaaatgcaagggcatgtatgcacaaacatgtcgctaccttatgatgaattttgatttaataaaattttttattttcctatgttttatgagcacaaaattcagaaacaaatcattttatacctattttcaaaagtggcaaattttggggtgttacatctAGTTGTAGCTTGCCAGTGCCAACCATAGTAAAAATCTCTCATCCATATTAGTGTGCATACCTTCTCTACAAGACTAAGGTATTTGTAATGTGGCTACAGATCATCATCATCCACATTGTCAGCTTGCCCATTCTGCAGTGAACTAAAAACAAATAAATATTTGACATAAATCTGGTATGAAAAATCCAATTCAATTGTACCATTGTATCATTCAGTTGTTCATATATGTGCTTGGTGTATTTTCCCTCAATAACACGAAATCTTACTGTGCACAATCACACATCTATTGCTCTTATTGTGACTTGCCTTGAAAGTTGATGGATACATATGAAATTATGCTTTGTAAGATGCATTAGGAATCCTGTTATTAACCTGAACTCCTTGGTGTCTTTGTAATCATATTTGTGATCTGATGAATTATGTGTTGTTTGTTAGGCTGGATTTGCCTTCCAACAACGTCTGATGCCTGGGATGAGGCCTGCTGGTCCAATGCTGAACTTTATGATGCCTATGGTTCAGTAGGGTCAGCAACCACAGCTTACTGCTAGTAGGCGTGTTGGGCTATTGGCACTGGTGGAGTGCGGCAGCCCATGCCAATGGGTGGTCAGCAACAGGTATCCTGTATTGTTCTTGGCATTCAATTTCATTCGTTGAATTAGGCCTGAAATTTCTGAATGCTGCAAATGTCCCCTACAGGCTACAGGTGGTCATGGCTACCGCTATCCCATTGGACGCGGAATGCCTAATCCTGGCATGCATAGTCTTGGGACTGTTATGCCATTATGCCAATAAGAGATGATGGTGTCTCACAGCTTGTTCCAATTGGGGCACTAGCCACTGCACTTGTGCTAATGCCCCACCTGATTAGCAGAGACTGGTATAGCTATTTATTGGTTGGTCCTTTTTTTTAATCAAGGGTGCTCATGATTGTTCTGTGTTGCAGATTGCTTGATGAGACAATAAGCGTTGCCTTTACATAGAAATGATTCAGCAGTGATAAATGGAAAATGATTAAAATGTGACTCAATGTGAGTAACTAATGTAAGGAAATGTTAGATCTTATTATTGTACGAACTGCTATTATACTTTCGAGCTTGATTTCAGACAAGCATGCGCCAAACAAGAGATCATCAACTCATTTCAAACACGAAAAGATCCATTGGTCAGTTTGGCGCAAAGGCTGGGCAACGCACTGATCGTCTTTGATCATCTTCAGATGGACTCTCTCACATCACGGGCTGATCCGACACAGGGAGACGCGAGGCAATGCTGCGCTTGGTTTCTAGTAGAATTCTAAAAATTCAGGAATCGACCAGCCACGCACGCTGCGGCGGCGCAAACTCGTCGCGAGCGGCGAAGAAGCGGAAGTATGCAGAAGGCGGGAGAGTGCTACGAACCTGCGGCCAAGAAGTGAGCTCAGATCATCCCCGTGCTGCACGGAAGAAGGGATCGATCCAACACCGTTCTCTTGAGGTGGCAACAGGGACCAGCGACGGTGACCTCTGGAGGCGGCGACAGGGACCGGCGAGGGTGCGGGGGCACGTGAGCGTTGTCCTGCGGCGGCGCGGTGCAGCCTCTGGCGCTGGTGCGGGGACGCAGCGTCGCTACTGCGCCGGTGGTTGCGTAGTGGTTTGCAGCAGGGAGATGAGAGGTATGGAGTTGTGCTTGTGCGATGGAAAAGAATAATAGAAAAGGAACCACGATTCAGCTGGGATAACTGACGAGATCCACAATCAGGGGGCGGTTCTCATGCTGTTTTCACGCAGTCTTCACTAGCTAGTCTCTATGAAGGGTGGGCCCACTATTAGACTTCTCAACCATTAGTATGAGTAACCAAAAAATAGATTAGATGTGTGGGAGACAAAAGGTACGAAATAAAAAAATTGAGGGAAAGAATGGCGGGAgcaaaacatgacaaaaaaaaaTTACTGATTACGAGGGAAAGAATGGCGGGAGCCATAAAAGGCAAAACCAAAAACTTGTGATTACGTTgaatttatattattattttagtGTTAGTATTTAAATCCGATAGTTAATAAAGTAAGACATCTGAAAATTATCTAGGCATTTAATTAGGCCTAGAAAATTAAATTACATTAAATTGATACTTTCTATCCAGCAAATCGAATCTAAATTAAAATATGTTTTTTGCGCAAGATAAAATAAAATATGGTTAATAGTGTTATATCCAAATTAAATGAGTATTTGGGActataaacgaattcaaataaaaaaattgtcaactataaagttttataacttttagagatttacaactttggttttggtcaattcTCGGTCCGAGGTCATAcaaaaaatttgaatttaaaatgtgAGGAAATTCGGTCATATTTTTCACTCTATAAattattttaaatgaaaaagtcatcaactacaaagttgcataacttttcgagatctacaacttttgttttggtcatttctccatctgagttttttttcaaaaaaatcgaATTTTAAATGTGAGAAATTAAATGTAATCTTTGGTGGATAGACGATTTCAAACGAAAAAAGCTGTCAACTACAGTgttgtataactttttgagagctacaacttttatttcggTCGCTTCTCCATATGACATCCTTAACTACAACTACACACTCACTTATAACTATGGAGCACATGGATTCCTTTGGTATTGACTTCTATTAAATCTGGTGAAACAAATAACTCAACATCAAAAcaactttaaataaaaaagttgtgaactataaagttttataactttttgagatctacaacttttattttggttgtttctccatccgagatccttttctaccactacacactcacttgTGAGTTTAGAGCATATGGACTCCTTTGGTATTAACTCTATAAAAT
This sequence is a window from Miscanthus floridulus cultivar M001 chromosome 10, ASM1932011v1, whole genome shotgun sequence. Protein-coding genes within it:
- the LOC136485228 gene encoding uncharacterized protein isoform X2 codes for the protein MKQRKIDVVSSKKQVAEHSYEATNLVSSTPATININIQEKHTHNGVMVDKSKCTNEIKVEAKETSATQILKHLTTKTRSQQGLVQLYLLVNIIVAQQIGQLAIQ
- the LOC136485228 gene encoding uncharacterized protein isoform X1, with translation MKQRKIDVVSSKKQVAEHSYEATNLVSSTPATININIQMEQDDYVEHKDLPAHYKYNCTKHKEKHTHNGVMVDKSKCTNEIKVEAKETSATQILKHLTTKTRSQQGLVQLYLLVNIIVAQQIGQLAIQ